A single window of Pseudoxanthobacter soli DSM 19599 DNA harbors:
- a CDS encoding invasion associated locus B family protein, translating to MKYISRAIAVTSLICAAAAVLPATAQTTDASTTPAAPQRSRLPAVQSATKGDPTHKDGTLLPGGASSLQEGFGDWTVACVLPDGRKTCSLSQTQADPQTKQRVLAMEVTIGTDGAPTGILVMPFGLDLNKGVSFKVGDAGLPTTLPFQTCVPAGCVVQLKLDGAMLESLRAAKQIALSAQAVDSTQKLDLSISMKGFDAGLARVKALAQGS from the coding sequence ATGAAATACATCTCTCGCGCCATCGCGGTCACGTCGCTGATCTGCGCCGCCGCCGCCGTCCTTCCCGCCACAGCGCAGACCACCGATGCGTCGACGACGCCGGCGGCGCCGCAGAGGTCCAGGCTCCCTGCGGTGCAGTCCGCCACCAAGGGCGATCCGACCCACAAGGACGGCACGCTTCTCCCCGGCGGTGCTTCCTCGCTGCAGGAAGGGTTCGGCGACTGGACGGTGGCCTGCGTGCTGCCGGATGGACGCAAGACCTGCAGCCTGTCACAGACCCAGGCGGATCCGCAGACGAAGCAGCGCGTCCTCGCCATGGAAGTCACCATCGGTACCGACGGTGCGCCGACCGGCATTCTCGTGATGCCCTTCGGCCTCGATCTCAACAAGGGCGTCTCTTTCAAGGTCGGCGACGCCGGGCTGCCGACGACGCTGCCGTTCCAGACCTGTGTTCCCGCCGGCTGCGTTGTCCAGCTGAAGCTCGATGGCGCGATGCTGGAGAGCCTGCGGGCCGCGAAGCAGATCGCCCTGTCCGCGCAGGCGGTTGATTCCACGCAAAAGCTCGACCTCTCGATCTCCATGAAGGGCTTCGACGCCGGTCTCGCGCGCGTCAAGGCGCTGGCCCAGGGCTCCTGA
- a CDS encoding AraC family transcriptional regulator translates to MADQCRIPRGLWTAMERVGLAPVDVLRRAHLPFGLHTNACATITTQQYFTLFKTIEAMSEDPAIGILLIRELDPASLPPAMLSPFYAFDYRDALMRVARFVRLCRPEQFSFVESDGEFTIRSEWLYATVPEPAIIADVCFASLLELGRRGTGSTLFPGRVDLVRPEPYGEAHRIYFGRSVRFSASRNALILKSTDLDRRFSSYNPELLGILTPILTNSLGKIDARRSIREEVKFVLKRTLASGRPGITRVARDLGISERTLQRRITEEGTSFRALLLEARQELGHELLSDPFTGVEEVAYLLGFRDAKSFYRAFRDQEGMTPSQWRRARQIRELEADAYQYVDG, encoded by the coding sequence ATGGCCGATCAATGCCGTATACCGAGGGGGCTCTGGACGGCGATGGAGCGCGTGGGCCTCGCACCTGTCGACGTACTTCGGCGGGCCCACCTACCTTTCGGTCTCCATACCAATGCTTGCGCCACCATCACAACGCAACAATACTTCACGTTGTTCAAAACGATCGAGGCGATGTCCGAGGATCCGGCGATCGGGATTTTGTTGATCCGGGAGCTTGATCCCGCGTCGCTCCCGCCGGCAATGCTTTCGCCCTTCTATGCGTTTGATTATCGCGATGCGCTTATGCGCGTTGCACGCTTTGTGCGCCTGTGCAGGCCGGAACAGTTCAGTTTCGTAGAGAGCGATGGCGAGTTCACGATCAGATCCGAGTGGCTCTATGCCACGGTACCGGAACCGGCGATCATCGCGGACGTCTGCTTCGCTTCCCTGCTCGAACTGGGCCGGAGGGGCACGGGTTCGACCCTTTTCCCCGGTCGGGTGGATCTCGTGCGCCCTGAGCCATATGGCGAGGCGCACAGGATATATTTCGGCCGTTCCGTGCGATTTTCGGCGTCGCGCAACGCCCTTATCCTTAAATCGACGGACCTGGACAGGCGATTTTCGAGTTATAATCCGGAACTGCTTGGAATTCTGACACCCATCTTGACGAATTCACTTGGTAAGATCGATGCGAGGCGCTCTATCAGGGAGGAAGTCAAGTTTGTCCTGAAGCGGACACTTGCGAGCGGGCGACCAGGGATCACGAGGGTCGCCCGCGATCTCGGCATCAGCGAGCGCACGCTGCAGCGACGGATCACCGAGGAAGGCACGAGCTTTCGCGCGCTTCTCCTGGAGGCGAGACAGGAGCTCGGGCATGAGCTTTTGTCGGATCCCTTCACCGGCGTCGAGGAAGTCGCCTACCTCCTCGGGTTCCGAGATGCTAAATCTTTCTACCGAGCCTTTCGCGATCAAGAGGGGATGACGCCAAGTCAATGGCGTCGCGCACGGCAGATTCGCGAACTTGAGGCGGATGCATACCAGTATGTCGATGGTTAA
- a CDS encoding EAL domain-containing protein, translating into MIEDKVKRDPCPMLHPLDGRPCEHIASSSVREDAMAHALRVALEREEIALVYQPIVRLSDRSIVGFEALSRWTMGDSNHINPELFISIAERYGMIARLTLYVLDRIAREVGELLRDRPDLFVTINISSQELLDDRVQIAVENVCRTRKIPCSCVAFEITERTSADLTLMKRGIDRIRKSGHPVFLDDFATGYSGIAQLVTLDIDGVKLDGSMVEVAHKGSKAIAIADAVARMMRDINLEMIVEGIETEEQLAQFASLPGVELGQGWLFHRPLSLDDLILKCK; encoded by the coding sequence ATGATTGAAGACAAGGTTAAACGTGATCCCTGCCCCATGCTCCATCCATTAGACGGCAGACCCTGCGAACATATCGCATCTTCGAGTGTGCGCGAAGATGCGATGGCGCATGCGCTGCGAGTCGCTCTGGAGCGTGAGGAGATCGCGCTTGTGTATCAACCCATCGTTCGCCTCTCCGATCGGAGCATCGTGGGATTCGAGGCGCTCTCGCGTTGGACGATGGGTGATAGCAATCATATAAATCCGGAATTATTCATATCTATTGCTGAGAGATACGGAATGATTGCCAGGCTAACTCTGTATGTCCTGGATAGAATCGCGCGAGAAGTTGGAGAGCTGTTGCGTGATCGGCCGGATTTATTTGTGACCATAAATATATCAAGCCAGGAATTACTCGATGACAGAGTCCAAATTGCTGTCGAGAATGTGTGTCGCACCCGGAAGATTCCATGCAGCTGCGTAGCGTTTGAGATTACGGAGCGGACATCGGCGGATCTGACGCTGATGAAGCGAGGCATAGATCGTATCCGAAAGAGCGGACATCCTGTCTTTCTCGACGACTTCGCGACTGGTTACTCCGGTATCGCGCAACTCGTCACCCTGGATATAGATGGCGTTAAACTTGACGGTTCCATGGTTGAGGTTGCGCATAAGGGCAGTAAAGCGATCGCAATCGCGGACGCGGTCGCCAGGATGATGCGAGATATAAACTTGGAAATGATTGTCGAGGGAATTGAAACAGAGGAGCAACTTGCTCAGTTTGCATCTCTTCCGGGCGTCGAATTGGGCCAGGGATGGCTATTTCACCGTCCATTATCGTTAGATGATCTTATCTTGAAATGTAAATGA
- a CDS encoding DUF1036 domain-containing protein, with translation MHEKAVHCSATLYLKLAILTIILCFLNVKAALADLRVCNNTENALDVSVGYKSARDWTTQGWWNISSGSCAVVQNGPLQARYYYIYAADRVAQGAWGGSASMCTHVKRFVIEGADDCAARGYDLTGFFEVDTGSLRDWTVRITGHPPSAIEN, from the coding sequence ATGCATGAAAAGGCTGTGCATTGCTCGGCAACTTTATATCTGAAGCTCGCGATTTTAACGATCATTCTGTGCTTTCTCAATGTGAAGGCAGCATTGGCAGATCTAAGAGTCTGTAATAATACCGAGAACGCACTGGACGTTTCGGTCGGATACAAATCAGCCCGCGACTGGACAACACAGGGTTGGTGGAATATCTCGTCAGGCAGTTGTGCCGTTGTTCAGAACGGCCCGCTCCAGGCGCGTTATTATTACATCTATGCTGCGGATCGTGTTGCGCAAGGCGCCTGGGGTGGCTCGGCGTCAATGTGTACGCATGTAAAACGCTTTGTGATTGAAGGTGCCGATGATTGCGCAGCCCGCGGCTACGATCTGACTGGCTTCTTCGAGGTCGATACGGGTTCGCTACGGGATTGGACAGTCCGCATTACAGGGCATCCGCCATCTGCTATTGAAAACTAA
- a CDS encoding SapC family protein translates to MKNPSNADDALPLFYKKPILLQFQDHATYGVKPQVDFRFAAEATAIPLVASEFGAAGRHYPIVFATEGSSMPLAVTGLTAGRNLFVEADGKWRADTYIPGYLRRYPFIGMAAPDAAVPLMLGLDVASERVTAKVGRDGALALFDDAGGATDVSRSAMALCEAYAVDHERTRQFGEALEANGLLVEQTAQVRYADESGANVRGFRIVNEQAYRALPADVLVEFHSKGWSDLIVLHLVSQLSWQGLVDASAPVKDKAA, encoded by the coding sequence ATGAAGAACCCATCCAATGCCGATGACGCACTTCCGCTCTTCTATAAGAAACCCATCCTCCTGCAGTTCCAGGATCACGCTACCTATGGCGTGAAGCCGCAAGTGGACTTTCGGTTCGCGGCGGAAGCGACGGCGATTCCCCTCGTAGCGAGCGAGTTCGGCGCGGCGGGCCGCCACTACCCGATCGTGTTCGCGACTGAGGGCTCGAGCATGCCGCTTGCCGTGACTGGGCTGACCGCTGGCCGCAACCTGTTTGTGGAAGCGGACGGGAAGTGGCGTGCGGATACGTACATCCCCGGATATCTGCGTCGTTACCCCTTCATCGGAATGGCGGCGCCGGACGCGGCGGTACCCCTGATGCTTGGCCTTGATGTCGCTAGCGAAAGGGTAACCGCAAAAGTCGGGCGCGACGGAGCGCTTGCGTTGTTCGATGACGCCGGCGGCGCAACCGACGTCAGCCGAAGCGCCATGGCTCTTTGCGAGGCATACGCCGTCGATCACGAGCGGACGCGGCAGTTCGGCGAGGCGCTGGAAGCCAATGGCCTGCTCGTTGAGCAGACCGCGCAGGTCCGCTACGCGGACGAGAGTGGCGCCAACGTCCGCGGCTTCCGCATTGTCAACGAGCAGGCATACCGCGCGCTGCCCGCCGATGTGCTCGTCGAATTCCATAGCAAGGGCTGGTCGGATCTGATTGTTCTTCACCTCGTATCGCAGCTCTCGTGGCAGGGCTTGGTCGATGCGTCGGCTCCGGTGAAAGACAAGGCTGCCTGA
- a CDS encoding AraC family transcriptional regulator produces the protein MDLCRIYRTFWAAAESCGVYRADLLRHANLPLSYNAETDLFMSTRQYFLILRGLEDLSRRASLGTSLIPTITTSGFPAALFIPFVARNLRDALSYVRNYAKLNQPEYLKYETSGGEFYISSEWIYATASVPPIAADLSFSYLMEVARRGSRRHIVPRRVELKRDAPRDRQHEVYFGCRVHFNAPRNVLVLNRDDLDSDFLDYNADLIKIILPGLENSLRDLHARKSLREEVKRVLKGTFACGRPAIRTVARELCMGERTLQRRITEEGTSFRTLLFEARQELARELLSDQSTTVEEAAYLLGFCDAKSFYRAFRDQEGMTPNQWRRTRQAARRASTDRETATIREPRRYYVDALEAV, from the coding sequence ATGGATCTATGTCGAATCTATCGCACTTTTTGGGCCGCGGCTGAGAGTTGCGGGGTTTATCGTGCCGATTTACTTCGCCACGCGAACTTGCCGCTTAGTTACAATGCAGAGACAGATCTATTCATGAGTACGCGGCAGTACTTCTTGATTCTTCGCGGCCTTGAGGATCTCAGCCGACGGGCGTCATTGGGCACGTCCCTAATTCCAACAATCACAACAAGCGGCTTTCCGGCAGCACTTTTTATTCCGTTTGTGGCACGGAATCTGCGGGACGCTCTTTCGTATGTAAGAAATTACGCGAAACTCAATCAGCCAGAGTATCTGAAATACGAAACAAGTGGCGGAGAATTCTATATAAGTTCAGAGTGGATATACGCGACTGCATCGGTTCCTCCGATAGCGGCTGATTTGAGCTTCTCCTATCTTATGGAAGTTGCGAGGAGAGGCAGTCGCCGCCACATCGTGCCGCGAAGGGTTGAGCTGAAACGCGACGCCCCTCGCGATCGTCAGCACGAGGTGTACTTCGGCTGTCGGGTTCATTTTAACGCACCTCGGAACGTACTCGTCTTGAATAGAGATGATCTCGATTCGGACTTCTTGGATTACAATGCGGATTTGATAAAAATCATATTACCCGGCCTTGAAAATTCTCTCCGTGATCTCCACGCGCGGAAGTCCTTAAGAGAAGAGGTAAAACGCGTTCTAAAGGGAACCTTCGCATGCGGAAGGCCGGCAATTCGGACCGTCGCCCGTGAACTATGTATGGGAGAGCGGACGTTACAGCGGCGTATCACCGAAGAGGGCACGAGTTTCCGAACCCTACTATTTGAGGCCCGTCAGGAACTTGCGCGGGAGCTTTTGTCAGATCAAAGCACGACAGTAGAAGAGGCGGCATATCTACTTGGATTTTGCGATGCTAAGTCGTTCTACCGAGCTTTCCGTGATCAAGAGGGCATGACTCCCAACCAATGGCGGCGAACGCGGCAGGCCGCCCGAAGGGCAAGCACTGATCGGGAAACGGCGACAATAAGAGAGCCTCGTCGTTATTACGTCGATGCGTTAGAGGCTGTTTGA
- a CDS encoding TetR/AcrR family transcriptional regulator: MARIAKAPSGPSRKEVILKEAHRLFISEGNSGLSMRRVAQGCGISLGHLQHFFPTREDLLSTMITYYVDDYMSVYERFLSSLELDPKSRLFAILRYLIEDARNPETAGFFIELWKLARQDVKVSQILRQTYRYNEEIFEPFIASVRGDLSYERQKILSLQVIAFLDGLIVYWYSYNPSDKESKIMSDEALLTLERIIFSRD; the protein is encoded by the coding sequence TTGGCTAGAATAGCGAAAGCCCCATCTGGGCCCTCTAGAAAGGAAGTAATTCTCAAGGAAGCCCATCGTCTCTTTATTTCGGAGGGAAACAGCGGGTTATCCATGCGTCGAGTCGCTCAGGGCTGTGGCATCAGCTTAGGGCATCTTCAGCATTTTTTTCCGACGCGCGAAGATTTATTGTCGACGATGATAACGTATTATGTAGATGATTATATGTCTGTCTACGAACGCTTTCTTTCGTCCCTGGAATTAGATCCCAAGAGCCGCCTATTCGCGATTCTCCGCTACCTAATCGAAGATGCAAGAAATCCAGAGACGGCCGGATTCTTCATTGAACTTTGGAAACTGGCTCGGCAGGACGTCAAGGTATCGCAAATATTGCGTCAAACATACAGATACAATGAGGAAATATTTGAGCCGTTCATCGCTTCGGTGCGCGGAGATTTGTCTTATGAGAGACAAAAAATTTTATCTCTACAGGTCATTGCGTTTCTGGATGGTCTGATCGTGTACTGGTACTCATATAATCCGTCTGATAAAGAGTCGAAGATTATGTCTGATGAAGCGCTATTGACACTCGAGCGCATCATTTTTTCGCGGGATTAG
- a CDS encoding ATP-binding cassette domain-containing protein, giving the protein MGDFLRIEGLSKRFGGVVATDSLNLSIPTGQVTGIIGPNGAGKSTLIGLLGGALKPSAGRIVMAGQDITDLPAPARAKLGVGRTYQIPRPFLDMTVTENLEVAQFAIDPFQSGRSATEERRDILHKTGLASVAHLTARTLPLLRRKRLEVARALALKPKLLLLDEVGAGLVDQEISELIGLIRSLADGERTIIIIEHVIRVVRECCSHCVVINFGKKFAEGPTEQVLASDDVASVYLGTGHGGGGRVAPSGTPAPEKSEPPLLELKGVYAGYGQAKVLHDLNLTVRKGEVVAILGANGAGKTTLAHVVSGSVRPTAGHVIVGGRDMVGRPPHEITAAGIAHCMEGRRIFPSLSVEENLIMAARGVPVREQQQRLDRVYTLFGVLKDRRQSPGTSMSGGQQQMLAIGRALMSAPRLVIFDEISLGLAPIMMDHVYEALARLKAEGLTMLIVEQDVDRALALAHTAHVLDKGRIDLSGTAESVRTDARLKHLYFGTT; this is encoded by the coding sequence GTGGGTGATTTTCTCCGGATCGAAGGGTTGAGCAAGCGCTTCGGCGGCGTCGTCGCCACCGACAGCCTCAACCTGTCCATCCCCACCGGACAGGTCACAGGCATCATCGGCCCCAACGGCGCCGGAAAGAGCACGCTGATCGGGCTGTTGGGGGGAGCCCTCAAGCCGTCGGCCGGCCGCATCGTGATGGCCGGGCAAGACATCACCGATCTGCCGGCACCGGCGCGGGCGAAGCTCGGAGTGGGCCGGACCTATCAGATTCCGAGACCGTTCCTGGACATGACGGTCACCGAAAATCTCGAGGTCGCGCAATTCGCCATCGATCCCTTTCAGTCGGGCCGGAGTGCAACGGAAGAACGGCGCGACATCCTGCATAAGACCGGCCTTGCCTCTGTGGCGCACCTCACCGCCCGCACCCTGCCGCTGTTGCGCCGGAAGCGGCTGGAGGTCGCCCGCGCTCTCGCTCTCAAGCCGAAATTGTTGCTGCTGGATGAGGTTGGGGCAGGGCTGGTCGATCAGGAAATATCCGAACTGATCGGGCTCATTCGCTCTCTCGCCGATGGTGAGCGTACGATCATCATCATTGAACACGTCATCCGCGTCGTCCGGGAATGTTGTTCGCACTGCGTCGTGATCAATTTCGGTAAGAAGTTCGCCGAGGGGCCGACGGAGCAGGTGCTCGCTTCGGACGACGTCGCCTCTGTTTATCTCGGCACAGGACATGGCGGTGGCGGGAGGGTGGCGCCGTCCGGAACGCCCGCTCCGGAAAAATCCGAGCCACCCCTCCTTGAACTCAAGGGTGTCTATGCCGGCTATGGTCAGGCCAAGGTACTCCACGATCTCAATCTCACCGTACGCAAGGGCGAGGTTGTGGCCATCCTCGGTGCCAACGGCGCCGGCAAGACCACGCTCGCCCATGTGGTGAGTGGAAGCGTCAGACCGACGGCCGGGCACGTCATCGTTGGCGGGCGGGATATGGTGGGGCGTCCGCCCCATGAGATCACCGCGGCCGGTATCGCCCACTGCATGGAAGGCCGTCGGATCTTCCCGAGCCTGTCGGTGGAGGAAAATCTGATCATGGCGGCGCGCGGCGTCCCGGTTCGCGAACAGCAGCAACGCCTGGATCGGGTCTACACACTCTTTGGAGTCCTCAAGGACCGTCGGCAATCCCCGGGCACGTCGATGTCGGGCGGGCAACAGCAGATGCTGGCCATTGGGCGTGCCCTGATGTCGGCACCGAGACTTGTGATCTTCGACGAGATCAGTCTGGGGCTCGCTCCGATCATGATGGATCACGTCTACGAAGCCTTGGCGCGTCTCAAGGCGGAGGGACTGACCATGCTGATCGTCGAGCAGGACGTCGACAGGGCGTTGGCGTTGGCGCACACGGCCCATGTCCTCGACAAGGGGCGCATCGATCTGTCGGGCACTGCGGAATCGGTACGCACGGATGCCCGGCTCAAGCACCTCTATTTCGGCACGACATAA
- a CDS encoding branched-chain amino acid ABC transporter permease encodes MSRLANHLTRGQSTFWSLTVFLAIEAVLFVAQGSLGDYWVEIGFHLLIAAVLAESWNLLAGYTGLVSLGSAAFFGLGSYIAYGVLNRTGLGIGASVGIAAVGGAMLAVLVSGAIFRLRGLYFTVGTLAIGESLRLFMINVPWFNGATGLVLDQDPPDSHALFTYALLLYVIVTLIMAVGTGSRFAILLKAVRDDEDAAGQMGVVSFRVKLTVFAVASALIASAGALQGIRLGAIEPYGSFGMSWSVDALTMVIIGGTGRRFGAIVGAVIAVVLSELLADYPEFHVAATGVIMILLIRFAPSGICGLVLGLMERLSGSRRTRLAEGGLSRG; translated from the coding sequence ATGTCGCGTCTTGCCAACCACCTCACCCGCGGCCAATCAACATTCTGGAGCCTCACCGTATTTCTCGCGATAGAGGCCGTTCTCTTCGTGGCGCAGGGCTCATTAGGAGACTACTGGGTCGAAATCGGCTTCCATCTTCTGATCGCCGCCGTTCTTGCAGAGAGCTGGAACCTGCTTGCTGGCTATACGGGCCTCGTATCGCTGGGCTCTGCGGCGTTCTTCGGTCTGGGATCCTACATCGCCTATGGCGTGCTCAATCGCACGGGGCTCGGGATCGGCGCGTCGGTCGGGATCGCCGCAGTCGGCGGGGCCATGCTCGCCGTTCTGGTTTCGGGGGCCATCTTCCGCCTGCGGGGTCTCTACTTCACCGTCGGCACGTTGGCGATCGGTGAGTCGCTGCGGCTCTTCATGATCAATGTGCCGTGGTTCAATGGGGCAACCGGCCTCGTTCTCGATCAGGATCCGCCGGACTCCCATGCCCTCTTCACCTATGCGCTTCTGCTCTATGTCATCGTGACCTTGATCATGGCGGTGGGCACCGGGAGCCGCTTTGCCATTTTGCTGAAGGCGGTCCGTGATGACGAGGACGCGGCCGGCCAGATGGGAGTCGTGTCCTTCCGCGTCAAGCTCACCGTCTTCGCCGTCGCCAGCGCGCTTATCGCCAGCGCTGGCGCATTGCAGGGTATCCGCCTTGGCGCCATAGAACCCTATGGCAGCTTCGGCATGTCCTGGAGCGTCGATGCGCTTACCATGGTGATCATCGGCGGCACAGGAAGGCGTTTTGGCGCCATCGTCGGGGCGGTTATCGCTGTCGTCTTGTCGGAGTTGCTGGCCGACTATCCCGAGTTCCATGTGGCGGCCACCGGCGTCATCATGATCCTGCTCATCCGTTTCGCGCCGAGCGGCATCTGCGGCTTGGTCCTCGGCCTGATGGAGCGCCTGTCCGGTTCCCGACGGACCCGCCTTGCCGAAGGGGGATTGTCTCGTGGGTGA
- a CDS encoding branched-chain amino acid ABC transporter permease, which translates to MSDPFIVISTLLSGVLLGGMLALTALGLSIVLGVMRLVNLAHGELLVVGAYAGLFLLMWTGIDPLLLLPLIGLGVGAGGYLVYIAFLRPIAHRGPEAPMMTTFGLAVIAQNLFVAFLSADTRSIDRPYASMPLELGAISVPQVYIIGFAISVVVILGVHFMIAHTRFGRDLRASTDDPRAAAIIGVNVGRVHALTFALGAAAAGIGGTLMGIAFSFTPTTGATYLLTDFAIIVLGGLGSVAGTLVGGIAIGLIQSLGGLVFGDGYRDLAGFLMFLLVLALRPKGFLRERG; encoded by the coding sequence ATGTCTGATCCATTCATCGTCATCAGCACCTTGCTCTCCGGTGTCCTGCTCGGCGGCATGCTTGCGCTGACGGCACTCGGCCTGTCCATCGTGCTCGGTGTGATGCGTCTCGTGAACCTGGCGCATGGCGAACTGCTCGTCGTCGGTGCGTATGCGGGCCTGTTTCTCTTGATGTGGACGGGCATCGACCCGCTGCTGCTGTTGCCGCTGATCGGCCTTGGGGTCGGGGCGGGCGGTTACTTGGTCTACATCGCGTTTCTGCGACCGATCGCGCACCGTGGGCCTGAAGCACCGATGATGACGACATTCGGTCTTGCCGTCATCGCGCAAAATCTATTCGTTGCTTTTCTGTCTGCCGACACGCGATCGATTGACAGACCCTATGCCAGCATGCCGCTTGAACTTGGTGCGATCAGCGTTCCGCAGGTCTACATCATTGGCTTTGCTATCTCGGTCGTCGTGATCTTGGGCGTGCATTTCATGATCGCCCACACGCGTTTCGGACGTGACCTGCGGGCAAGCACGGACGATCCGCGTGCTGCTGCAATCATCGGCGTCAATGTGGGCCGGGTGCACGCCCTCACCTTCGCTCTCGGTGCGGCGGCGGCCGGCATCGGCGGCACATTGATGGGTATTGCCTTCTCGTTCACCCCGACGACCGGCGCAACCTATCTGCTGACGGACTTCGCCATCATCGTTCTGGGCGGACTCGGCAGCGTGGCCGGGACCCTGGTCGGGGGCATAGCCATCGGGCTGATCCAGAGTCTGGGCGGCTTGGTGTTCGGCGACGGATATCGCGATCTCGCTGGCTTTCTGATGTTTCTGCTGGTTCTTGCCCTGCGACCGAAGGGCTTTCTCAGGGAGCGGGGATAA
- a CDS encoding DAPG hydrolase family protein, with translation MEFSEANDLLNPGYLPFESGVKELSGGKWLVAALTRMPRCRAKMVHWWFGWLGGTDQYKLWHPRDHVYSGWENREAGQYIGASHLVQEYLAGDDGPLFDLRIDFHHPAETFDPERYDASGAVAVCARIGEQDKPVHIGRMVHFVRDTDFGCEMRSRFWLGLIADRQSGELLPEDIAVGLRRTHLNTEFARRLHQHATEEMGYLADLLPILYRQVTGDATF, from the coding sequence ATGGAATTTAGTGAAGCAAACGATCTTCTGAATCCCGGATACCTTCCGTTCGAATCCGGTGTGAAGGAACTCTCGGGTGGCAAGTGGCTCGTAGCGGCTCTGACCCGCATGCCCCGCTGCCGTGCAAAGATGGTCCATTGGTGGTTCGGCTGGCTTGGCGGTACCGACCAATATAAGCTCTGGCATCCGCGCGATCACGTCTATTCCGGATGGGAAAACCGCGAAGCCGGCCAATATATCGGCGCCAGCCACCTTGTGCAGGAATATCTCGCTGGCGACGATGGTCCGCTGTTCGATCTGCGGATCGATTTTCATCATCCTGCCGAAACGTTTGACCCTGAACGATACGATGCCTCCGGGGCGGTAGCCGTCTGCGCCCGCATCGGTGAACAGGACAAACCGGTCCACATCGGTCGCATGGTTCACTTCGTCCGCGATACGGATTTCGGCTGTGAAATGCGCTCGCGCTTCTGGCTCGGACTTATTGCTGATCGCCAAAGCGGCGAGCTCCTGCCGGAAGACATCGCGGTCGGGCTCCGACGGACCCATCTGAACACGGAGTTCGCCCGTCGCCTGCATCAGCACGCCACCGAGGAGATGGGTTATCTCGCCGATCTCCTGCCCATTCTCTATCGCCAAGTGACTGGAGACGCGACCTTCTGA
- a CDS encoding 3-keto-5-aminohexanoate cleavage protein, which translates to MAKTIITVATTGAFPTKEHNPAVPLTPREIAEDVYECWQAGAAIAHLHMRDEAGRGSMSKDRFAETVHRIREKGCSIVLNLTTSGDLSASDEARMAHLQALLPELASYDAGTMNWMHSTLFVNHPAFLERLGLLMQEISVRPEIEIFDPGMLYTALHYMQKGVLKSPGYFQFVLGAAGGIAATVENLVFLKSLLPQGSLWSAFGIGAGHMPILLATLALGGNIRVGLEDNVYYARGRLARNNAEFVARAVRLVNEANNEPATAEEARQILGLHTYEH; encoded by the coding sequence ATGGCTAAAACGATCATCACCGTGGCGACAACGGGGGCATTTCCGACCAAGGAGCACAATCCGGCAGTGCCGCTGACACCGCGCGAAATCGCCGAGGATGTTTATGAATGTTGGCAGGCCGGCGCCGCGATCGCGCATCTTCACATGCGCGACGAGGCCGGCAGGGGATCCATGTCTAAGGATCGCTTCGCCGAGACCGTACACCGCATCCGCGAGAAGGGCTGCAGCATCGTCCTCAACCTGACCACGTCGGGCGACTTGAGCGCCAGCGACGAGGCTCGAATGGCGCATTTGCAGGCTCTGCTTCCGGAACTGGCATCCTACGATGCCGGCACCATGAACTGGATGCACTCGACGCTGTTCGTCAATCATCCGGCCTTTCTCGAACGCCTCGGTCTGTTGATGCAAGAGATCTCGGTCCGGCCGGAAATCGAGATCTTTGATCCTGGAATGCTCTACACGGCGCTGCACTACATGCAGAAGGGGGTCTTGAAATCTCCCGGATATTTCCAGTTCGTGCTCGGTGCCGCCGGTGGCATCGCCGCAACAGTTGAAAATCTGGTCTTCTTGAAGAGCCTGCTGCCGCAAGGATCGCTCTGGTCGGCGTTCGGGATCGGTGCCGGGCATATGCCGATCCTGTTGGCGACGCTCGCGCTCGGCGGGAACATCCGCGTCGGCCTCGAGGATAACGTCTACTACGCGAGAGGCCGGCTCGCTCGAAACAACGCTGAATTCGTCGCGCGAGCGGTGCGGTTGGTGAACGAGGCCAACAACGAGCCGGCGACCGCCGAGGAGGCACGGCAAATCCTTGGGCTGCACACTTATGAACACTAG